A window of the Vibrio pomeroyi genome harbors these coding sequences:
- a CDS encoding lactonase family protein — translation MKTLPLTIGCYTYTPSKSQGVYQTQLNLDNGKLSPLELVAECINPSFVVATQLGIYTASEVDQPKQPELIHIANASSKTTNNSGAISGDHPCHITIDPSHKFAITSQYSSGTFDIFSLSINGNIDKRLKTIKMVGSGPNKERQTGPHAHQCLFLQNSPQFVTVDLGADRINFYCFDEEQEEFLDEPIQSIKAPAGNGPRHLIFNKVEDKAYVICELSETILMLEKVLGVWIIVEEVDALPNMERGEATAAIKLSPDEQFLYVSCRHQSRISSFKIEPTTKMPIFIDSYSTEGNFPRDFHITDCGQWLIAANQHSNNITSFKRNIEDGSLVYTGCSLELDAPVCVTQQR, via the coding sequence ATGAAAACCCTACCTTTAACGATTGGTTGCTACACATATACTCCAAGTAAAAGCCAAGGCGTGTATCAGACTCAATTAAATTTAGATAACGGAAAGCTATCACCGTTAGAACTCGTTGCTGAATGTATCAATCCATCTTTTGTCGTAGCGACACAACTCGGTATCTACACGGCTTCTGAAGTTGACCAACCCAAACAGCCAGAGTTGATTCATATCGCGAATGCTAGCTCAAAGACTACTAATAACTCAGGCGCTATCTCTGGCGATCACCCTTGTCATATCACCATTGATCCTAGCCATAAGTTTGCTATTACGTCGCAATACTCATCAGGCACATTCGATATCTTTAGTTTAAGTATCAACGGCAATATCGATAAACGACTCAAAACAATCAAAATGGTCGGCTCTGGTCCAAACAAAGAACGACAAACAGGACCACATGCTCATCAGTGTCTGTTCTTACAAAACTCACCACAATTTGTCACCGTCGATCTTGGCGCTGATCGAATCAACTTCTATTGCTTCGATGAAGAACAGGAAGAGTTTCTAGACGAACCAATACAATCCATAAAAGCTCCTGCTGGTAATGGACCTCGTCATTTAATCTTCAATAAGGTTGAAGATAAGGCCTATGTGATCTGTGAGCTATCTGAAACAATACTCATGTTGGAAAAGGTTCTAGGTGTATGGATCATTGTGGAGGAGGTAGATGCTCTTCCCAATATGGAGAGAGGCGAAGCAACGGCTGCAATAAAACTATCACCGGATGAACAATTCCTATACGTGTCTTGCCGACACCAATCAAGGATCAGTAGTTTCAAAATCGAACCTACCACCAAAATGCCTATTTTTATTGATAGCTATAGTACTGAAGGTAATTTTCCTCGTGATTTTCATATTACCGACTGCGGGCAATGGCTTATCGCCGCAAACCAGCACTCCAATAACATCACCTCATTCAAACGAAATATTGAGGATGGCTCCCTGGTTTACACTGGCTGCTCTTTGGAACTAGATGCACCTGTTTGTGTGACGCAACAGCGATAG
- the ychF gene encoding redox-regulated ATPase YchF, with amino-acid sequence MGFKCGIVGLPNVGKSTLFNALTKAGIEAANFPFCTIEPNTGIVPVPDLRLDALAKIVNPQKILPTTMEFVDIAGLVAGASKGEGLGNKFLANIRETDAIGHVVRCFENENIVHVSGKVSPIEDIEVINLELALADLDSCERAIQRNAKKAKGGDKDAKFEITVLEKLLPVLTEGGMARTVELGKEEAAAIGYLNFLTLKPTMYIANVAEDGFENNPYLDAVREYAEKENNVVVAVCAAIESELSELDDEDREEFLADMGIEEPGLNRVIRSGYELLTLQTYFTAGVKEVRAWTIPVGATAPQAAGKIHTDFEKGFIRAEVVGFDHFIEFNGESGAKDAGKWRLEGKEYIVKDGDVVHFRFNV; translated from the coding sequence ATGGGTTTTAAATGTGGCATCGTTGGTCTACCAAACGTTGGTAAGTCAACTCTGTTTAACGCACTGACTAAAGCAGGCATCGAAGCAGCAAACTTTCCATTTTGTACGATCGAACCAAACACAGGTATCGTTCCGGTTCCAGATCTACGCTTAGATGCATTAGCAAAAATTGTTAATCCACAGAAGATCCTTCCAACAACAATGGAATTCGTAGATATCGCAGGCCTAGTTGCTGGCGCATCTAAAGGTGAAGGTCTTGGTAACAAATTCCTAGCTAACATCCGTGAAACTGACGCTATCGGTCACGTTGTACGCTGCTTTGAAAATGAAAACATCGTTCACGTTTCTGGCAAAGTATCTCCAATCGAAGATATCGAAGTGATCAACCTTGAACTTGCACTGGCTGACTTAGACAGCTGTGAGCGTGCAATTCAACGTAACGCTAAGAAAGCAAAAGGCGGCGACAAAGACGCTAAGTTCGAAATCACTGTACTAGAAAAGCTACTACCAGTTCTTACTGAAGGCGGTATGGCGCGTACTGTTGAACTAGGCAAAGAAGAAGCGGCAGCAATCGGCTACCTGAACTTCCTAACGCTGAAACCAACAATGTACATCGCAAACGTTGCTGAAGATGGTTTTGAAAACAACCCTTACCTAGACGCTGTTCGTGAATACGCAGAAAAAGAAAACAACGTTGTTGTTGCTGTTTGTGCGGCTATCGAATCTGAGCTTTCTGAGCTGGATGACGAAGATCGCGAAGAGTTCCTAGCAGACATGGGTATCGAAGAACCAGGTCTTAACCGAGTGATCCGCTCTGGTTACGAACTACTGACTCTTCAAACTTACTTCACAGCTGGCGTTAAAGAAGTTCGCGCATGGACAATTCCTGTAGGTGCAACAGCGCCACAAGCTGCTGGTAAGATCCACACTGACTTCGAAAAAGGCTTCATCCGAGCTGAAGTTGTTGGTTTTGATCACTTCATCGAATTTAACGGTGAGAGCGGTGCAAAAGATGCAGGTAAATGGCGTCTTGAAGGCAAAGAATACATCGTAAAAGATGGCGACGTTGTTCACTTCCGTTTCAACGTATAA